Genomic segment of Corynebacterium urealyticum DSM 7109:
AGGGGCAGAAGTGGCGAATCGAGGCGACTTACTGAGAGCCGACTGAGTTGCGTTAGCGCTGGAAGATGGGGTGAAGTCGGTGGCGAGAAAAAATAAACCGGAAATAGTTTCTCAAAGGAATGTACTGGTGCTAAGAAAATAGTAAGCTGCCAGACACTGGGGTTGACCCGGGGTCATTCCAGAGAGCGAGATACCTCGGCAAGCGACAGGCGGGACCGCCCAGCGCACCCAGTTCCCAGTCCTCAAAGACACAAAAGGCCAGCGCGCCGGCGCGGGTCAGAATGAAAGGGTCCAAAGAAATGGCGACCAAGAAGATCAACGCAATCGGCAAGGCCACCATTGCCCTCACCGCAGCGACGGCCGTCGCCATGGGCGGCGTCACCGCCGCAGGCGCAAGCCCGCTGGGCAGCCTCGGCAGCCTCGGCTCCTCCTCCCCGAAGGACCTGGAGCAGGCCCAGGGCAAGCTGTACAAGCTCGGTAACGTCGGTGGCCCGGCCTGGAACGTGGACGTCTACAAGCAGCTCGTCACCGGCGCCGAGACCGTGCGCCCGGGCGCGACCGTCAAGACCCGCATCAAGATTCAGGGCGTGAAGGGCGAGACCAAGGTCAGCGACCTCATCGAGCGCATGCCGGAGAGCTTCCAGCTGGTCAAGGTCGAGACCTTCGAGAACGGCCTCCTCGGCGGCAGCATCAAGCAGCTCGACCAGAGCCAGTACGGCGTGACCACCGACAAGGGCGTCAAGCAGGTCAACGTCGGCCTGAAGGAGGGTCTGATCTTCAAGGGTGACAGCACCGTCAGCACCCACAAGTCCCTCGTCGTCGACTTCACCTGGAAGGCCGGCTCGGAGGAGGGCACCTTCGCCACCGGCGGTGGTGCAAAGGTCGGCGCAGCCGTCAACAACTACAAGACCTTCGACAACGGCCCGAAGATCACCGTCAAGAAGGGTGCTTCCAAGCCATCCGGCAGCATCTCCCTCAGCTCCTAAGGGCACCCGCGGGCCTTCCGCCCGCCCCACGGGCGTGAGCCCGTAAACCCTGAAGCGGCCGCGATCAACAGATCCGGCCGCTTAGGTCTGCCTAAGGCCTTCCATTTGGTACCTTGTCAGTTATGGCTACCAGCAGAAATCCACTCGCGGGAGTCTCGCCACACGAGTTCACCACCGAACAGCTCGACGACGCCCCCACCATTTGCTCCACCTTCACCGGAGAGCAACTCGCTGGCACCGCAAAACCCGGAAAAATCGTCCTCTGCCTGGAGTTCTACACCGGCTGGGGGCACGACATCCTCGACGGCACCGCCTTCGGCGCCGAGCTGAACGCGAAGATCAAAACCTTCCTCAAGGACAACGGGGCCGAACTCCAGTTCATCCGCCGCCCCGGCCGGGAAGGCCAGGACCGCCGCCAGAACAACACCCGGGTGCTCTACATCGCCTGGGCCACCGGCACCGAACCTGTCCTCGAAAGGATGGACCTGCCCAGCGTCGAGGCCCTCCTGGACATCGATCTGAGCATCCCGGGCAACACCCCGGGCGCCCGCCGCGTCGAGCACCCAATCCTGCTGGTCTGCACCCACGGGCGCCGCGACCGCTGCTGCGCCGTCCGTGGCCGCCCGCTCGCCGCCGCGCTGAACAACCACTTCGCCGACGCCGCCACAGGGGAAAACCGCACGTCCGGGGCCGGGGAACGCAGCGCTCTCGCCCAGAACCACGCCGATGCCGCCGGAGTGGGAGCCGGGCCGGTGGATCCCAAGCGCACCGAATTCGAGGAATTCGACGACCACCCCTCGGTGGACCCCATCGACCCGATCATCTGGGAGTCCTCCCACACCAAGGGGCACCGCTTCGCGCCCTCCATGCTCCTGCTGCCCGCCAACTATTCCTTCGGCCGCATGGCTGAGGGCGGGGCGCGCAGCATGGTGGAGCACGCCCAACGCGGGGAGCTCTGGCTGCAGGGCAACCGCGGCCGCGGCTGCCTCGACCCCGCCAGCCAGGTCGCCGAACTCCGCGTGGCCCACGAGCTCGACGACCGCGGCCTGCCCGTCGGCCTCGCCGCGCTGACGTCCTGGGAGGAAACCCCAGAGGACAGCGACGAGGACACCACGCAGGCAGCCGCCGACGTCGCCGTCCGCATCGTGGAAGACACCGCCTCGGGCCTGCGCTTCCGGGTCCGCATGGAGCGCCGGGACAGCGTCATGGTCGTGTCCTCCTGCGGCGATAAGCCCAAGCGCGCGAAGTCCTGGATCGCGGTCGGCTGCGAGGAGATTCTTGGGTAGCTCGCGGCGTCCCGAGCAGAGTCAACCCGATCAGGGCAGCACTCAGCCGGGCAACGCCTCGCACGCGACGCCGGAATACAACGGCGCAGCCGGACACGACCCCCAAAAAGACCGCACCACGCCGCACGAGCACGACAGCGAGCAGAAGATCGATAACCAGCACAATCCCGACCAGGGGAGCATCCGGCACGCCATCGGGCTGGCCATGCCGGTGGGCCTCGGCATGGTTCCGCTCGGCCTGGCCTTCGGAATCCTGCTGACCCAGATGGGCTTCGCGTGGTTCTGGGCGCCGATCTTCTCGTTCGTGATCTACGCCGGATCTATGGAATTCCTGGCGCTCAGCCTCGTCACCGGGGGAGTGGGACCACTCTCAGCCGCGCTCTACGGGCTGCTGGTGAACTTCAGGCATGTCTTCTACGCCCTGAACTACCCGCTGCACGTCATCCGCAGAAGGCTCGCCCGCGCCTATGGCATCTACGCACTGACGGACGAGACCTATGCGATCGTCAGCGCCAACCCCAATCAACGCTTCACCGGCCGCCAGGTCATCGCCATCCAGATCGTCCTGCAGTGCGCGTGGGTCGGCGGGGGCGTCCTCGGCGCACTCTTCGGCGACGCCATCCCCTGGAAGCTCGAGGGCATGGAGTTCGCGCTCACCGCGCTGTTCGTCGTGCTGCTGATCGAGTCCTTCCTCGCCACCAGGGACGTCTCCCTGGTCCTTACGGCCGCGGTGACCGCCACGGTGGCGCTGCTGGTCTCCCCGGGCAACATGCTGATGATCGCGATGCTGCTGTACTTCGCCGTGCTGCTCGCCCGTTTCTACCTCCCGGGCCTGGACCGCGCCCTCCAGCTGCGTTGGCGCACCGGGGACGAAAGGCAGGAAGTATGAGCACCCAACCCACTGTTCTGGCCACCGAGGTTGTCCACGCGGCCGATACCCTCCACGCCGCCGAGGCCGCCGGCAGCTACGGCCTGCCGGCTGGCGTGAGCCTCGGCACCACCATCGGCGTGCTGCTCCCGCTCTGCATCGTCACCGTCGCCCTGCGCGGCCTGCCCTTCGCGGCCCTGCGCTCCTTCCGGGAATCCAAGCTCGTCGCATGGCTCGGCATGGGCATGCCCGTGGGCGTAATGAGCATCCTCGTGATCTACACCGCCGCCGACCGGATGGACGCCCCCGGCGGCCTGGCCTCCCTGCTCATCGCGGTGGCTTTCACCACGGCCTGGCATCTGTGGCGCCGCTCCGCCACCCAGTCCATCCTGCTGGGCACGGTGTTCTACGTGCTGCTCGTCAACCTCGTCTTCTAGACGACGACGCCGCGCCCGGCACCGACCCCGGTTCGTCACCGTCGCCCACCCCCGCGGCAGCGCACACCGGTCCTCGCGCTCACCCCCGCTCGGCCAAAGCCCACTCGGTCCAGGCCCACTCGGTCCAGGCCCAGCCCCGCTTTAGACAGAAAAAAGAACGCCGCCCCCCGCACCGAAGTGCAAGGGGGCGACGTCCTCAAAAGAGGGGCACAAAACCCCGGAGAAGGGTGAGCTCCTAGCGGCGCATAACCTTCTTGGCCAGCCAGTTACCGAACAGCTGAGCAGCCTGGACGATAACGATGATGACCAGCACGGTGATCCACGTGACTTCGTCGTTGAAGGCGCGGTAACCGTAGACAATCGCGAAGTCACCCAAACCGCCAGCGCCGATGTAGCCAGCCATCGCGGACATATCCACGATCGCGATGAACATGAACGTAAAGCCCAGGATCAACGGCCCCAGGGCCTCCGGGATAATCACCGTGAAGATGATCCGCAGCGGCGAGGCACCCATGGACTTCGCCGCCTCGATCACGCCCGGGTCGATGGTGACCAGGTTCTGCTCCACGATGCGGGCCGCGCCGAAGGTCGCGGCGATCACCATGCCCAACACCGCGGCCTTCAGACCGATACGGCTGCCCACCAGGGCGTCGCTCAACGGACCGATGGCGGTGAGCAAGATGATGAACGGGATGGGGCGAACGAAGTTCACCAGGAAGTTAATCACCCAGTAGATGGGCTTATTCGACAGCACCCCACCCGGGCGGGTGGTGTACAGCAGCATGCCGAAGACCAGGCCCAGCAGGCCACCGATGACGAGGGTGGCCAGCACCATCGTCAGGGTGTCGTAGATCGCCTGGGTGAAAGTGCCGCCCAGCCGGTCCCAGTCCATCGCGGCGAGCACGAGGGTGTCCGGGGACGCGGTGGCAGGGGCGGTAGCGGCTGTGGTGGCGGTGGAGCCCGCGGCGGTCGGGAAAGTAGTCAGCGCGCTCATCGGATCTCCTCAATATCGGTTCGCTGGGACAGGTCGGCGTAGAACTTCTCGATCGCTGCCTCACCGGCGGCGTCCTGAGCGGTCACGCGCACGGTCAGGCGGCCGAAGGAGTGGTTCTGCAGGGTGGTGACCCCGCCGTGGACGATGTTCACGCTCACATCCGCGGCCGAGAGCTCGGAGACGGCGTCGAAGAAGCCCACACCCTGGTTCATCGTGATGGTGAACAGGCGGCCGTCGCCGGCCTGCAGGGCGTCCGCTTCCACGTTGTCCGGGGTGTTGCGCAGGGAGGTAGCCACGAAGTTCTTCGCGACCTCCGTCTGCGGGTTGGAGAAGACCTCGTAGACCGAGCCCTGCTCCACCACGCGGGCGTTGGACATGACGACGACCTGGTCGGCGATGGAGCGGACGACCTCCATCTCGTGGGTGATCACCACGATGGTGATGCCCAGCTCCTCGTTGACGCGGCGCAGCAGCGCGAGCACGTCGCGGGTGGTGGAGGGGTCCAGCGCGCTGGTTGCCTCGTCGGCGAGCAGCAGGCTCGGGTTCGTCGCCAGGGCGCGGGCGATGCCCACGCGTTGCTTCTGGCCGCCGGAGAGCTGCTCCGGGTAGCTGCGGCCCTTATCAGCCAGCCCCACGAACTCCAGCAGCTCGGCGACGCGTGTCTCGCGCTCGGCCTTCGGCATGCCCTGCAGTTTCAGCGGGTAGGCGATGTTGCCCGCCACGGTGCGGGAGGAGAACAGGTTGAACTGCTGGAAGATCATGCCGATATCGGAGCGCAGCTTGCGCATCTCCGGTTCCTTCAGCGGGACGATGTCCTGCCCGTCGAGCAGGATCTCACCGCTGGTCGGCTTGTCCAGCCCGTTGATCTGGCGCACCAGCGTGGACTTGCCCGCGCCGGAGTAGCCGATGATGCCCACGATGGAGCCCGGCTGGATGGTGATGTTCACGTCCTCCAGAGCGGTGACGGACTTGCGTCCCTGCTTGAAGACCTTGTGGACGTTGCGAAATTCGATTCCCGTTCCCGTGCGGGCGCCCCGCTGGGTTGCGGGGGCGGCCGCGTCGGGGGCGGCGGATGTGCCTTGGGCCATTGGGGTGCCTTCCGGTTTAAAAGGCGTGTCTCGGCTGGCGGGCTGGTGGGCCGGCCATGCGAGACACGCCTTTTGGGGTTGGGTTTACTGCTCCTTGAGCTTCTGCTGGGTGGTGTCCAGCACCTTCTGCAGCTCATCGCCGGACATGGTTACGGCGACGGAGGTTCCCTTGGTCTGCTCGTCGATGGCGTCCTGGACCGGCTTGGAGTGCCAGATCTCGACGAGCTTCTTCAGGTCCTCTTCGTCCTTGCGGTCCTTGGTGGTCACGAAGCCGTTGATGTACGGCTGTGCCTCCTCCTTCTCCGGGTCGTCCTGGAAGATGGCGGTCTTCGGGTCGATGTCCGCGCGGTCCAGGAAGGAGTTGTTGACGATGGCCGGGGTGCCGTCGAGCCAGGAGGTAGCGGTCTGGGCTGCGTCGACCGGGGTGACCTTGATCTTGGACTTGTCGGTGTCGATGTCAGCCGGGGTCGGGGTCAGCAGACCCTCCTTCTTCAGGGTGACCAGGCCAGCCTGGACGAGGACGTTGATGGCGCGGCCCTGGTTGGTGGAGTCGTTCGGGATGGCGACCTCGCCAGCCTTCTCGACGTCCTTCAGGTCGGAGTGGTCCTTGTAGTACAGGCCCAGCGGCAGGATCTCGGTGGCGCCGACCGGTGCGAGGTCGGTGTTGTTGCCGTTGTTGTACTCGGCCAGGAACATCATGTGCTGGAAGTTGTTGACGTCGATCTCGCCGTCGGTCAGCGCACGGTTCGGGATGGAGTAGTCGTTGAAGGACTTGATCTCGGTCTTCAGGCCGGCGTTATCCAGCTCCTGCTTGAAGACCTGCCACTGCTTCTGCTCGGAGTCGGTGGTGCCGATGACGATGGTGTCGTCGTCGTTGCCGCCGGAGCAGGCCACGAGGCTGAAGCTGGTGGTCAGGGCGATCGTCGCGGCCAGGGCCTTGCGTCGAAGAGTCATGGTGATCCTCCTAGATCTGGGGGTGTCCGCCGTGTGCCGTCGTTGGCACGGGTGTTTTTTGTTTGGCGGGTCACTGTTTGTTGAAGGCAAATTTAGCACCGTAGGGCAGCATGGACAACTTGGTCTATTTTCTTGTCATTTATGCACGTGGTGTCGTCGATTTCTGCCTTGAGGGAATGGCGGTACAGGGGCGGTAGGCAGGGGCGAATGCTGTGCTATATCGAATAGATGTTCGATTTAAGGTAGGGTTCTTCCCGTGACGTATACGCGCGGATTCAACAACCCCAAGGCCCTCAGCTGGTCGCGGATCGAGCGTATTCTTTCGGGGAAAACCACAGGTGAGAGCGTTGAAGCCCGATCTCGGAACGAGGTACGGCGCGGCGAACAGGGCGGTGGCCGACGTGTCGATTATTCCGGCGAGGTCCAGCGTGGGAAACGGCCTGGTGGGTCCAGCGGGGTGCAGGCCGCGACGGGGCAGCCGAGCAACAGGGCACGCGCAGCCGCAGCGCACGTGGAATTCGCGGAGCTGCGCGCCGCCAGCAGCTATCACTTCCTCCACGGTGCCAGCGAACCCGAGGAACTGGTGGAGCAGGCTATCGCGCTCGGTATCACCGCGCTGGCCTGCCTCGACCGGGATGGCATGTACGGTGCCGCGCGTTTTGCCACCGCCGCCGCAGAGGCAGAGGGCGAGCTCAAGACCGTCTTCGGCGCGGAGCTCAGCATCGACGGGCCACAGGCTCCCGGCCTGGCGGTGCTCTGCCGCGGCCAGGAGGGCTACCGGCGGCTTAGCCGCAGCATCACCGCCGCCCGGATGGCCCACCGGGACAAGGACGCGGTCGAATACCCCAGCTTCGGCGAGCTCGCCGAAGCAGCTGGTGGGCACTGGCTCGTCCTCATCGACGCCGCCCAGCTTTCCATCCCCGGCCGGGCCGCCGAATTACTAGAAGCCTTCGGCACGCAGCACTGCCTCGTGCAACTGCAGCTGAGCATGGACCCGGCCGACGTGGACCACAACGAGGCCCTCCACGCCTTCGCGACCACCCACGGGCTGCGCGAGATCCTCTCCTCGCAGCCCACCTGCGC
This window contains:
- a CDS encoding sucrase ferredoxin, which codes for MATSRNPLAGVSPHEFTTEQLDDAPTICSTFTGEQLAGTAKPGKIVLCLEFYTGWGHDILDGTAFGAELNAKIKTFLKDNGAELQFIRRPGREGQDRRQNNTRVLYIAWATGTEPVLERMDLPSVEALLDIDLSIPGNTPGARRVEHPILLVCTHGRRDRCCAVRGRPLAAALNNHFADAATGENRTSGAGERSALAQNHADAAGVGAGPVDPKRTEFEEFDDHPSVDPIDPIIWESSHTKGHRFAPSMLLLPANYSFGRMAEGGARSMVEHAQRGELWLQGNRGRGCLDPASQVAELRVAHELDDRGLPVGLAALTSWEETPEDSDEDTTQAAADVAVRIVEDTASGLRFRVRMERRDSVMVVSSCGDKPKRAKSWIAVGCEEILG
- a CDS encoding AzlC family ABC transporter permease, with product MPVGLGMVPLGLAFGILLTQMGFAWFWAPIFSFVIYAGSMEFLALSLVTGGVGPLSAALYGLLVNFRHVFYALNYPLHVIRRRLARAYGIYALTDETYAIVSANPNQRFTGRQVIAIQIVLQCAWVGGGVLGALFGDAIPWKLEGMEFALTALFVVLLIESFLATRDVSLVLTAAVTATVALLVSPGNMLMIAMLLYFAVLLARFYLPGLDRALQLRWRTGDERQEV
- a CDS encoding branched-chain amino acid transporter permease, which encodes MSTQPTVLATEVVHAADTLHAAEAAGSYGLPAGVSLGTTIGVLLPLCIVTVALRGLPFAALRSFRESKLVAWLGMGMPVGVMSILVIYTAADRMDAPGGLASLLIAVAFTTAWHLWRRSATQSILLGTVFYVLLVNLVF
- a CDS encoding methionine ABC transporter permease — its product is MDWDRLGGTFTQAIYDTLTMVLATLVIGGLLGLVFGMLLYTTRPGGVLSNKPIYWVINFLVNFVRPIPFIILLTAIGPLSDALVGSRIGLKAAVLGMVIAATFGAARIVEQNLVTIDPGVIEAAKSMGASPLRIIFTVIIPEALGPLILGFTFMFIAIVDMSAMAGYIGAGGLGDFAIVYGYRAFNDEVTWITVLVIIVIVQAAQLFGNWLAKKVMRR
- a CDS encoding methionine ABC transporter ATP-binding protein, with amino-acid sequence MAQGTSAAPDAAAPATQRGARTGTGIEFRNVHKVFKQGRKSVTALEDVNITIQPGSIVGIIGYSGAGKSTLVRQINGLDKPTSGEILLDGQDIVPLKEPEMRKLRSDIGMIFQQFNLFSSRTVAGNIAYPLKLQGMPKAERETRVAELLEFVGLADKGRSYPEQLSGGQKQRVGIARALATNPSLLLADEATSALDPSTTRDVLALLRRVNEELGITIVVITHEMEVVRSIADQVVVMSNARVVEQGSVYEVFSNPQTEVAKNFVATSLRNTPDNVEADALQAGDGRLFTITMNQGVGFFDAVSELSAADVSVNIVHGGVTTLQNHSFGRLTVRVTAQDAAGEAAIEKFYADLSQRTDIEEIR
- a CDS encoding MetQ/NlpA family ABC transporter substrate-binding protein: MTLRRKALAATIALTTSFSLVACSGGNDDDTIVIGTTDSEQKQWQVFKQELDNAGLKTEIKSFNDYSIPNRALTDGEIDVNNFQHMMFLAEYNNGNNTDLAPVGATEILPLGLYYKDHSDLKDVEKAGEVAIPNDSTNQGRAINVLVQAGLVTLKKEGLLTPTPADIDTDKSKIKVTPVDAAQTATSWLDGTPAIVNNSFLDRADIDPKTAIFQDDPEKEEAQPYINGFVTTKDRKDEEDLKKLVEIWHSKPVQDAIDEQTKGTSVAVTMSGDELQKVLDTTQQKLKEQ